The window TGATAGGCAAGATTTACGCAAGACATGCATTGGCTTGCGTGTGACAATAAGTTCGTTATGCTTGTCGATTACTCGTGTGAAAATTTTAGACTCATGCTGAATAGGCTGTAACAAATACGTATTAAATGACATTAAATAACCATTAACATAGTTCGTTGACATATATGTAGTGCCTCCTTTTTCTATTTATTAGCTGTAGTTTATAACATAAAATAAGTGTAGGGAAATATAGTTAATAGTCAAAATCCTTAGATGAAACAGTCAATTTCTTAGAAGAAACGTGTAAAAAAACGCTAGAAATATAACGGATCGAATTGATTTTCATTTCTTAAACATTGCATTTTAGTTTCAATTTTCTTATAATTTAGAAAAGGATCGAGGTGAGATCGTTGGATAAATATTATTCGTATACAGATTTTCTAAAAGCCGTTGGTCAGTCAAAAGTTGATGAGGCAGAGAAATTATTGAACGAGATTTATTTAGATTTATTTTTAAATCGTATCCAGCGTATGCATCGTGAGGAACAGCTTATGGTTCTGATAGATAGAGCACTCGATGAAAAAGATGAAAAAGCCTTTCATCTATACGCAACTGAACTAGAAGTATTACACCAAGTAGCAAGTGAATAATATGACGAGCCCGCTCTCCAATTATTGGAGGGCGGATTTTTTTTGACGAAATGAAAGTTTTTTAATTCGAGAGAACTAATCTGGTTAAATCATGGGTATTAAATAATGTCCGAGGATATCGGAGTGCTCCTCGCGGGGAAACAAGGAAACTTCGCGTGCAGGCCAACAATCTCGATGCGTGTAAGTATACATACTGCGGATCACCGCTTTCCCGGGTATTATGATAAATCCAGGGAGTAATTTCCATTCGAAACGTCAATGATAGAAGAATGGTACGAAAGTGAAGAATCCAGTAAATGAAAAAATAACAAACATTCGTTCGTTAAATGTTCGATATTTTCATAGTGCTATGCTAAAATAAATGTACAAATTGGAAGGAAAGGACGGGGACACGTGTGCAAGAATTTGATTTACAAGCGCCATATCAGCCTAGTGGGGATCAGCCACAGGCGATCGTAGAATTAGTGGAGGGCGTTCACGCAGGTAAACGTCATCAAACATTGCTTGGCGCAACAGGGACAGGTAAAACGTTTACGATATCGAATGTGATTCAGCAGGTGAAGAAACCGACGCTTATTATGGCTCATAATAAAACGCTTGCGGGTCAATTATATAGTGAGTTTAAAGAGTTTTTTCCAAATAATGCAGTTGAGTATTTTGTCAGTTATTATGATTACTTTCAGCCAGAGGCCTATGTACCACAAACAGATACGTATATCGAGAAAGATTCCAGCATAAATGATGAAATCGATAAATTACGTCACTCTGCGACATCTGCTCTTTTTGAGCGTGAGGATGTCATTATTATTGCATCCGTGTCCTGTATTTACGGATTAGGTTCTCCTCAAGAATATCGAGAAATGGTCGTGTCGATTCGCACAGGTATGGAGATTGAGCGTAATCAGTTGCTACGAAAACTTGTCGATGTGCAGTATGAGCGTAACGATGTGAGCTTTACACGTGGTACTTTCCGTGTTCGCGGTGATGTTGTTGAAATTTTCCCAGCATCGCGCGATGAACATTGTATACGTGTTGAGTTTTTCGGTGATGAGATCGACCGAATCCGTGAAGTTAATGCGTTGACTGGTGAAATTTTATCTGACCGTGATCATGTAGCTATTTTCCCTGCGTCCCACTTCGTTACACGTGAAGAGAAAATGATAAAAGCCATTGAAAATATTGAAAAAGAGCTAGAGCAACGACTTACTCTATTACGTGCAGAGGATAAGCTACTAGAGGCACAACGCTTGGAGCAGCGAACACGCTACGACTTAGAGATGATGAAGGAAATGGGCTTTTGCTCAGGTATCGAAAACTATTCCCGTCATTTAACACTACGTGAAGCTGGAGCAACACCGTACACATTAATGGACTACTTTCCAGAGGATTTTTTGCTGGTTGT of the Lysinibacillus fusiformis genome contains:
- a CDS encoding IDEAL domain-containing protein; this encodes MDKYYSYTDFLKAVGQSKVDEAEKLLNEIYLDLFLNRIQRMHREEQLMVLIDRALDEKDEKAFHLYATELEVLHQVASE
- the uvrB gene encoding excinuclease ABC subunit UvrB, which translates into the protein MQEFDLQAPYQPSGDQPQAIVELVEGVHAGKRHQTLLGATGTGKTFTISNVIQQVKKPTLIMAHNKTLAGQLYSEFKEFFPNNAVEYFVSYYDYFQPEAYVPQTDTYIEKDSSINDEIDKLRHSATSALFEREDVIIIASVSCIYGLGSPQEYREMVVSIRTGMEIERNQLLRKLVDVQYERNDVSFTRGTFRVRGDVVEIFPASRDEHCIRVEFFGDEIDRIREVNALTGEILSDRDHVAIFPASHFVTREEKMIKAIENIEKELEQRLTLLRAEDKLLEAQRLEQRTRYDLEMMKEMGFCSGIENYSRHLTLREAGATPYTLMDYFPEDFLLVVDESHVTLPQVRGMYNGDQARKGVLVEHGFRLPSALDNRPLRFEEFDAKVQQAIFVSATPGPYEIEHTPVMAEQIIRPTGLLDPLIEVRPIEGQIDDLIDGIQERITRNERVLVTTLTKKMSEDLSAYLKEMGLKVEYLHSEIKTLERIEIIRELRKGTYDVLIGINLLREGLDIPEVSLVAILDADKEGFLRSERSLIQTIGRAARNANGHVIMYADNMTDSMKKAIEETKRRRTIQMAYNEEHGITPKTIVKKIPDIIRATQVAEEEESYVTKATKGKKLTKQEKEKLLATLEIEMKEAAKALDFERAAELRDTIFELKTEG